The genomic DNA ATGAGATATTTTTCGAAATCGCCTCCCCCCGTGGAAACTTCAGAGACATAAAGGAACGCCGCCTTTTCAACACCAATATCGACAAAGGCTGCCTGCATACCGGGAAGGACTTTTACAACTTTACCCTTATAAACATTGCCAACAATTCCGCGGTCTTTCTTGCGGTCAATATAGAATTCGGTCACCACTTTATTTTCCAGGATGGCGACACGCGTCTCCTCATGTGTGGCATTTATGATTATTTCAGTTGCCATATTCATTCTCCCATAACAGAACAAACCTGTTGAGGCCGTTCATCATTTTCTCAATTTAATTTTTAATAAAAGAGCATAAATCTTCGAATCTTCACATTCATCAAAATGCCGAGAGCCGCCATCGTAGTGACCATGGCCGTTCCTCCATAACTCATGAGCGGAAGAGGCACGCCAACGACCGGCATCATCCCAAGCGTCATACTTATATTGATCATGACATTAAACCCGATCATTCCAATCACACCAACTGCAAGGAATGTTCCCAAAGCATCTTTGGCCTTAAATGCAACGTCAACACCCCAGAGAAGAAGAAGTCCAAACAAAACCAGCAATATCAGAATACCGATGAATCCCCATTCTTCGGCAAAAACTGCAAATATGAAATCGGTATGGCCTTCGGGAAGAAACTTAAGTTGGCTCTGTGTCCCACCCAATAATCCTTTTCCGAAAAGTCCTCCTGAACCGATCGCAATTTTGGATTGTATAATATGGTATCCGGTCCCGGACGGATCATTTGTCGGATTTAAAAAAGTCAGGAGTCGCTCCTTTTGGTAGGACTTTAGGTGATGCCAGAAAAAATTCCAGAGAAACGGAAGGAACATCAAAAAAATTAATCCAACAAATATTAATGATTTGGATCTAAAACCCACCAGAAACAACATCGAAATAAAAATAAAAGACAGTGAGAGCCCGGTCCCCAGGTCAGGTTGTTTAAGAACCAGCATGAAGGGGATGCCAAGCAAGACGAGCGGGAACGCGAGTTGACTCATTCTAAATCCGCTTCCCTGGGCATTTTCAGAAAAATATTTCGCCAGAACAAGCAATATGCCCAATTTTGCAAACTCAGACGGCTGAAAAGAAAATGGACCCAAGGAAAGCCATCGTTGCGCACCCAGTCCGACTCTCCCAAATAACATAACCAGAAGGAGCAGTAGCACCATCACACCGTAGATCAGATACGCAAATCTGGAAATGGTGTGGTAGTCAATCACCATGGCAATAAAAAATGCCCCGAATGCGATAATTATCCAATAGATCTGTTTTAAATAAAGGGCTGATTTCACCTGTTCTTTATGAAGCGATACGCTATAAAGTGACAAGACACTCAGAAAAAGTATGCCAAAAACGATCAGGAGAAATTTCCAGTCGAATTTTGTTATCAGTCGGCGATCAAACATTTTTCCTCAACCGTTAATTACCGGCAGTCCTTGTTCCCTCTCTGATCCGCTGGTCGAGGGACTCGCTGAGACGAGACCGCTTAGCTTTTTTTTAACGTTTGCTCCCCTCCTTCCTTGGGTTTGTTTAAATAAGCTTCAAATACTTTCTTTGCCAGGGGAGCCGCTGTGGATCCGCCGTGTCCCCCATGTTCTACCAACACGGCAACAACAATTTTCGGATGATCATAGGGAGCATAGGCGACAAACCAGGCATGATCTTGTAACAGCTTTGGAAGCGTTTTTGAATTGAGATTCCCTCCGACTCCGGCCTTTGCCGCAATGACCTGTGCAGTTCCGGTTTTCCCCGCAGTTTCAAAAAACTCCGACTTGGCGCCGCCGGCAGTTCCATGGGGTTCATGAACGACGCCCCGCAATGCTTCCCGCACGATTTTCAACGTTCTGGAAGAAATTTCATGAGATTCGAGCAAAACCGGAGGAAAAGTTTCCTTTCTTTCATTCTGCCGGTCGTAGGTCTCTTTCAGGAGCCTCGGCTTATATCGATATCCGCCGTTTGCAACCTGACTCATCATATAAGCGGCCTGAAGTGGGGTGAAATTTACGTATCCCTGCCCAATGGACACGGATAGAGTTTCACCCGGGAACCACTGCTCATTTCTTGTTTTCAGTTTCCACTCCGTAGAAGGAATAATCCCTTCTTTTTCAGAGGGAAGGTCAATTCCGGTTGCATGTCCGAGTCCGAAGCGATGCGCCTCGTCCGCAATCAGATCGATCCCAAGTTCTTCTCCCAATTTATAAAAATAAACATCACACGATTCAACAAGTGAGCGGTGAAGGTCCACGATACCATGTCCCCCTCTTTTCCAGTCTCTGAAAACCCGCTTTCCGAAAGGAAGCGCTCCCTGGCAGCTCACTCCCTGTTGGGGGTCCAGCTTATTGGCCTCCAAGGCGGCAATGGACATCAGGATTTTAAAAACTGATCCCGGAGGATATGTTCCCTGAATAGCCCGATTATTTAGGGGTTTGAACGGATCTTTCAGGAGAAGGTCCCACTCCTTCTGACTAATTCTTTCAGAAAGGGCCTGGGGGTCAAATGCCGGGTGACTGGTCATGGCCAGAATGTCACCCGTTTCGGGTTCCATCGCGACAATTGCCCCTGCCTCCTCGCCAAGACCCTGTTCAGCCGCCTGCTGCGTTGCAAGATCAATCGTTAAATAAAGATCTTTGCTTCCTTCAGGTTCTCGAACATTCAAGATCTTGATTTCATGACCCAGGGCATCCACTTCTATCCCTTTCTCGCCTGGCTCACCCCGAAGATACTGGTCATATCTTTTTTCAATTCCATACTGTCCGATTAACGTCCCCGGCGGAAGATTGTCATAAACGGACGACTCCATCTGTTTTTCATTTATCTCACTGACATACCCGAGCACATGGGAAGCCGTCCTTCCAAATACATAATTGCGCTGATATTCCACCTCTATCTTTAGTCCGGCCAGATTCAACTGGTCTTCCTCGAAGAGCGCTACTTCCTTTAACGTCAGCCCATCTCTAATCTTAACCGGGAGGTAAGGCGACGACTGCCGCTGGTCGATTTTTTTCACGATTTCTTCATTCGGAAATCCCAGAACTTCGCTCACTTTATGAATGACATAGTCATGATCCTTCACATCTTCCGGTATCAGGTAAAGTGTAAACCCGGGGACATTATTGACAAGAATATTGCCATTTCGATCGTAAATACGGCCCCTCCGGGGCTGTATAAATACTTCTCTTATCCGATTGTTTTCAGATTGCTCCTGATAGAAGCTCCCTTCGTTAATCTGAAGCGTCCAGGATCGAACAAGAATTCCGCAAAAACCGATTCCGATAACGATCAGTAAAAAAACGATCCGGCGCTGAATCTTTCTAAGATTTTCCTGGGGAAGAGAAGAATAATCTCTCAAATCCATCCTTTTCATCCAAAAATTCTTTAATTTTAAATCGTTTCACTAAAATCCAGAACAAGAGCGATCCCAGGAATGCATCAAGTACTCCCTTGGGAATGATGAGTTCCTTCCAGGGATAGTGCATCAACACTTCTCTCGAAGTGAGGTCCAGAAATGAAAAAACCAACATGCTGTAAAAAAGGGAAAAGAAAAACAAAATAAGGAGATTGAAAAACCATCTCAGATTTAATAATGCCTGGCGAATCAATCCGGCAAAAAAACCAATGATCAATCCACTTTCCATTTGAACAAAGGTTGTCCCTCCCGACAAGATATCAGCAATGAACCCTACGCCGATGCCCATCAAAGCCCCCCGGACATTTCCGTATAAAAGGCCTGTGAAATAGATAGCAAGAAATCCCAAATCCGGTTTTATATTACCAATTGAAATGTAGTCCCCTATCATGCCCTGGAGAGGTATCAACATCGTAATGAGAGTAAAAAACAAGAGACCTTTCATTTTTTTTGGATTCCGACCAATTCCGCATCCGCCGCCGGAGACGAACGGATAACCATCACTTCTTCGAGTCGAGAGAAATTGACCGCCGGAACAACCTCGACTGACAGGAAAGGGTCACCGGTCATCAGCTCTGTGGTCTTTTTACCCTCAGATTCGGATTTTTGATCCACTTTGATAACCGATCCGATTAAAATTCCTTTGGGAAAGGTGGGTGTTAAACCTGACGTTTCGACCTGATCTCCGACAGTAAGCTTTAAGTCTACGGACAAATACTTAACCCGCGTCAGGCCTCTCAAGGTCCCTTCCAGAATTCCTTGGTCCCGCGTTCTGCTGATCAAAGCGGCGACCGCGCTATTGCGATCCGTAATGAGCTGAACAATTGAATTTTTAGATCCGACTTTAAGAATTCGACCTACGACTCCTGCCGAAGTCATGACACCCATGCCCGGCTCTAAGCCGTCTTGACTTCCCTTATTGATTGTGAGTGATTTATACCAGTTTGACGGTTCTCTTAAAATGACCTCTGCCACGGTCAGTTTAAGAGGAGGAGGAAGGGGAATTTCCAGGAGTTTTCTTAATCGTTCGTTTTCGAATTGAGTTTCCTTTAAATAATTATTTTCCCCTTTGAGGACATCGAAATCTTTCTGGAGTTGAGCGTATTTTTCGCGGGTCTGAACGATATCAATATAGTTCGCCCAGATATGAGTCATACCTCCAACCAAGGAATGAATCGAGGCTTCAGCCCAATAGCCGAGGAAAAGTACCGGATTCTGGATTTTGGAAGGAGGCGACTTCGACAAATCAAGGGTCACGGCAATAGCCAGGACCATGATCAGTGAAACGGCAAGGATGATTCTTTTGATAAATCGGTCGCTGCGTGAAAAGCGAAAAATGCTCATAGGCTCAAGACAGGAAGCCACCAAAGCAGGGAAAAATCGAACTCGATTCCTTTTCCCTTTATTGAGCCATTATTGAAACTTTTCTCAAGAGGTCGAGTTGATCCAACGCTGTTCCTGTTCCGAGCACTACGGTGGTAAGCGGATTGTCAACCGTAATGATTGGCAGGTTTGTTTCTTCCCGTAGCCGGATGTCCATTCCCCTTAACAGAGAGCCCCCTCCGGTCAGAACGATTCCCCGATCAATGATATCTCCTGAAAGCTCAGGAGGCGTGTTTTCCAAGGCCACCTTAATGGCATTTACAATCGCACTGATCGGTTCAGCAAGCGCTTCTCGTA from Nitrospirota bacterium includes the following:
- the mreC gene encoding rod shape-determining protein MreC, giving the protein MSIFRFSRSDRFIKRIILAVSLIMVLAIAVTLDLSKSPPSKIQNPVLFLGYWAEASIHSLVGGMTHIWANYIDIVQTREKYAQLQKDFDVLKGENNYLKETQFENERLRKLLEIPLPPPLKLTVAEVILREPSNWYKSLTINKGSQDGLEPGMGVMTSAGVVGRILKVGSKNSIVQLITDRNSAVAALISRTRDQGILEGTLRGLTRVKYLSVDLKLTVGDQVETSGLTPTFPKGILIGSVIKVDQKSESEGKKTTELMTGDPFLSVEVVPAVNFSRLEEVMVIRSSPAADAELVGIQKK
- the mreD gene encoding rod shape-determining protein MreD — its product is MKGLLFFTLITMLIPLQGMIGDYISIGNIKPDLGFLAIYFTGLLYGNVRGALMGIGVGFIADILSGGTTFVQMESGLIIGFFAGLIRQALLNLRWFFNLLILFFFSLFYSMLVFSFLDLTSREVLMHYPWKELIIPKGVLDAFLGSLLFWILVKRFKIKEFLDEKDGFERLFFSSPGKS
- the rodA gene encoding rod shape-determining protein RodA, giving the protein MFDRRLITKFDWKFLLIVFGILFLSVLSLYSVSLHKEQVKSALYLKQIYWIIIAFGAFFIAMVIDYHTISRFAYLIYGVMVLLLLLVMLFGRVGLGAQRWLSLGPFSFQPSEFAKLGILLVLAKYFSENAQGSGFRMSQLAFPLVLLGIPFMLVLKQPDLGTGLSLSFIFISMLFLVGFRSKSLIFVGLIFLMFLPFLWNFFWHHLKSYQKERLLTFLNPTNDPSGTGYHIIQSKIAIGSGGLFGKGLLGGTQSQLKFLPEGHTDFIFAVFAEEWGFIGILILLVLFGLLLLWGVDVAFKAKDALGTFLAVGVIGMIGFNVMINISMTLGMMPVVGVPLPLMSYGGTAMVTTMAALGILMNVKIRRFMLFY
- the mrdA gene encoding penicillin-binding protein 2; the encoded protein is MKRMDLRDYSSLPQENLRKIQRRIVFLLIVIGIGFCGILVRSWTLQINEGSFYQEQSENNRIREVFIQPRRGRIYDRNGNILVNNVPGFTLYLIPEDVKDHDYVIHKVSEVLGFPNEEIVKKIDQRQSSPYLPVKIRDGLTLKEVALFEEDQLNLAGLKIEVEYQRNYVFGRTASHVLGYVSEINEKQMESSVYDNLPPGTLIGQYGIEKRYDQYLRGEPGEKGIEVDALGHEIKILNVREPEGSKDLYLTIDLATQQAAEQGLGEEAGAIVAMEPETGDILAMTSHPAFDPQALSERISQKEWDLLLKDPFKPLNNRAIQGTYPPGSVFKILMSIAALEANKLDPQQGVSCQGALPFGKRVFRDWKRGGHGIVDLHRSLVESCDVYFYKLGEELGIDLIADEAHRFGLGHATGIDLPSEKEGIIPSTEWKLKTRNEQWFPGETLSVSIGQGYVNFTPLQAAYMMSQVANGGYRYKPRLLKETYDRQNERKETFPPVLLESHEISSRTLKIVREALRGVVHEPHGTAGGAKSEFFETAGKTGTAQVIAAKAGVGGNLNSKTLPKLLQDHAWFVAYAPYDHPKIVVAVLVEHGGHGGSTAAPLAKKVFEAYLNKPKEGGEQTLKKS